From Rhodovastum atsumiense, a single genomic window includes:
- a CDS encoding ATP-binding protein: MTRQLLAFSRRQSLHAERLLFSRLVGDLAELLQRAVGESITVRMDIAAELWPCRADHAQFESAILNLVINARDAMPSGGQVVLAMGNCDIDVAAGQALELAPGQYVRVSVRDNGTGMPPEILAHVFEPFFTTKEVGKGGLGWPRCTASCTSPGGGRYPGQHAGRGHHRVTVFPP; this comes from the coding sequence TTGACGCGCCAGTTGCTGGCCTTCTCGCGCCGGCAATCGCTGCATGCCGAGCGCCTTCTCTTCAGCCGCCTCGTCGGGGACCTGGCCGAGTTGCTGCAACGGGCCGTCGGCGAAAGCATCACGGTGCGCATGGATATCGCCGCAGAGCTGTGGCCGTGCCGGGCCGATCACGCCCAGTTCGAATCGGCGATCCTCAATCTCGTCATCAATGCGCGCGATGCCATGCCGTCCGGGGGGCAGGTGGTCCTCGCCATGGGCAACTGCGACATCGATGTCGCGGCGGGGCAGGCGCTGGAACTTGCGCCGGGGCAGTATGTGCGGGTCAGCGTCCGGGATAACGGCACGGGCATGCCGCCGGAGATCCTGGCGCATGTGTTCGAGCCGTTCTTCACCACCAAGGAGGTCGGCAAGGGGGGCTTGGGCTGGCCCAGGTGCACGGCTTCATGCACCAGTCCGGGGGGGGGCCGTTACCCTGGACAGCACGCCGGGCGTGGGCACCACCGTGTCACTGTATTTCCCCCGTGA
- a CDS encoding PAS domain-containing protein, producing MALSDSETPADPCVGAPAPSVFTHARPGLVRGQVAAAELAVAAATSVLTGWRIFAAAPDGVVFGPLRRNQRLQWDGDILALLAATALGTAMLRIHARGKRSRRQLAVTQATHEADRRYRLLAETIPQIVWTARPDGGLDYLNPQWTEFTGLSVEAGLGDGWATCLHPDDRGCIVAAWAEAVQRGHVFKAEFRARNAAGAYRALTGQAKPLRDESGGIRLWFGTATDISEIVAAREVLARQHAELERQVADRTAALVASEARFRAIFENVPDMVFVVRVGGDGKVTYEAVNPAVERLAGRPAADMLGLRVQENVLAGEAGESQVARYRACAAGRQAMRFDTSFPFSGGTRIAESILQPLAGADTQAVRILETAQDITERRQLERQLAQAQKMVAVGQLTGGVAHDFNNLLLVVLGSLEQLERRLAHGRAPEAPPVIARAKHAIDRGRS from the coding sequence GTGGCGCTGTCTGACTCGGAGACGCCGGCCGATCCGTGCGTGGGCGCGCCAGCCCCCTCTGTCTTCACCCATGCGCGTCCCGGCCTGGTGCGGGGGCAGGTGGCGGCGGCGGAGCTGGCGGTTGCCGCCGCCACTTCGGTGCTGACCGGGTGGCGGATCTTCGCGGCGGCGCCGGATGGCGTGGTGTTCGGTCCGTTGCGCCGCAACCAGAGGCTCCAGTGGGATGGCGACATCCTCGCATTGCTCGCGGCGACGGCGCTCGGGACGGCGATGCTCCGCATCCATGCGCGCGGCAAGCGGTCCCGGCGGCAGTTGGCGGTGACGCAGGCCACGCACGAGGCAGACCGGCGCTATCGCCTTCTGGCCGAAACCATCCCTCAGATCGTCTGGACCGCACGTCCCGATGGCGGCCTGGACTATCTCAACCCGCAATGGACGGAATTCACCGGCCTGTCGGTGGAGGCCGGGCTGGGGGATGGCTGGGCGACCTGCCTGCATCCGGATGACCGGGGGTGCATCGTTGCCGCCTGGGCCGAAGCGGTGCAGCGCGGCCATGTCTTCAAGGCCGAGTTCCGCGCCCGCAACGCCGCCGGCGCGTATCGCGCCCTCACTGGCCAGGCGAAGCCGTTGCGCGACGAGAGCGGCGGGATTCGCCTGTGGTTCGGCACCGCCACCGACATTTCCGAGATCGTCGCGGCGCGGGAGGTGCTGGCGCGGCAGCATGCGGAACTGGAGCGCCAGGTCGCCGATCGCACCGCCGCCCTGGTGGCCAGCGAGGCCCGTTTCCGCGCCATCTTCGAGAACGTTCCCGACATGGTCTTCGTCGTGCGGGTCGGTGGCGATGGCAAGGTCACCTACGAGGCGGTCAACCCGGCGGTCGAGCGCCTCGCCGGCCGCCCCGCCGCTGACATGCTGGGCCTGCGGGTGCAGGAGAACGTGCTGGCAGGCGAGGCGGGCGAGAGCCAGGTCGCCCGCTACCGTGCCTGTGCCGCCGGCCGCCAGGCCATGCGGTTCGACACCAGCTTTCCTTTTTCGGGCGGCACCCGCATTGCCGAAAGCATTCTGCAGCCGCTTGCCGGTGCGGACACGCAGGCGGTGCGTATCCTGGAGACGGCACAGGACATCACCGAACGGCGCCAACTGGAACGCCAGCTTGCCCAGGCGCAGAAAATGGTAGCGGTCGGCCAGCTGACCGGCGGCGTCGCGCATGATTTCAACAATCTGCTCCTGGTGGTGCTCGGCAGCCTGGAGCAGTTGGAACGCCGGCTCGCGCATGGCCGCGCCCCGGAGGCACCACCGGTGATCGCGCGCGCCAAGCATGCCATCGACCGGGGGCGAAGTTGA
- a CDS encoding response regulator, with protein MALRSGEHFDVLFSDVVLPSGVSGITVAREAQRLQPELRILLTSGYAREVLAGHGATEAMEVLCKPYHHQQLLERVNALAARPVCRDG; from the coding sequence GTGGCGCTGCGCTCCGGCGAGCATTTCGATGTCCTCTTCTCCGACGTGGTGCTGCCGAGCGGCGTCAGCGGCATCACCGTGGCCCGGGAAGCGCAACGCCTGCAGCCGGAGCTGCGCATCCTGTTGACCTCTGGCTATGCCCGCGAGGTGCTGGCCGGCCACGGCGCCACCGAGGCCATGGAGGTGTTGTGCAAGCCCTATCACCATCAGCAGTTGCTCGAACGCGTGAACGCGCTTGCCGCCCGGCCTGTCTGCCGCGACGGCTGA
- a CDS encoding VanZ family protein, whose amino-acid sequence MNEIWLLRGIRIAGWACIVVIAVLSLLPAEEMVRTSLGGLIEHALAYAGTTLLLGLSYRRPFRISAAMVAYAAVLEPLQALSPGRNPAVADWAASSVGALIGAACVTFILQQITPQPQS is encoded by the coding sequence ATGAACGAAATCTGGCTGCTGCGTGGGATCAGGATTGCTGGATGGGCATGCATCGTGGTCATTGCAGTCTTGTCTTTGCTTCCGGCCGAAGAGATGGTCCGCACCAGCCTTGGTGGACTCATCGAGCATGCGTTGGCGTATGCGGGGACGACATTGCTCCTTGGTCTTTCATACCGGCGCCCATTCCGAATTTCTGCCGCAATGGTGGCTTATGCTGCAGTGCTGGAACCGCTGCAGGCCCTGTCACCGGGCCGAAATCCCGCAGTGGCAGACTGGGCTGCCAGTTCGGTGGGCGCCTTGATCGGCGCGGCTTGTGTCACGTTTATCCTGCAACAAATAACCCCACAGCCGCAAAGTTAA
- a CDS encoding glycosyltransferase family 32 protein, with the protein MRMIPKKIHYVWVGSPEPDRIRRYIDSWSATNPDYEIIRWNEENIDFSIPAIQNAYNRRLWSKVSDIARLMAVLDQGGIYLDTDFSIRRSLDLLLKHNCFFAFQRVDHPTDWVANGVFGATPGHWFIRQALDRILGLRALPFGFERPTRTGPKLITSLLLQNGLKAYHPDGVYVRDIYLCPVPVFFPFFLGETFTEACVRKETIGIHFWEKSWEKDLPRYIRLAKAIKHQIAGTRL; encoded by the coding sequence ATCAGAATGATACCAAAAAAAATACACTATGTCTGGGTTGGCAGCCCCGAGCCTGACAGGATTCGCCGTTATATCGATAGCTGGTCTGCCACCAACCCTGATTACGAAATCATACGTTGGAATGAAGAAAATATTGATTTCTCCATACCGGCAATTCAGAACGCCTATAATCGCCGCCTATGGTCGAAGGTATCGGATATCGCCCGGTTGATGGCGGTTCTCGATCAGGGCGGAATCTATCTCGATACTGACTTCTCCATTCGCCGCAGCCTCGACTTGCTGCTCAAGCATAATTGTTTCTTCGCATTCCAACGGGTGGATCATCCAACGGATTGGGTTGCGAATGGGGTATTTGGCGCGACGCCTGGCCACTGGTTCATCAGGCAGGCGCTGGACCGCATTCTTGGACTCCGGGCCCTGCCTTTTGGCTTTGAGCGTCCGACCCGCACCGGACCAAAACTGATCACATCCCTGTTATTGCAGAACGGTCTCAAGGCATACCATCCTGATGGCGTTTATGTCCGGGACATTTATCTCTGTCCTGTCCCAGTGTTCTTCCCCTTTTTCCTGGGAGAAACGTTCACAGAGGCCTGCGTCCGGAAGGAAACCATAGGGATACATTTTTGGGAGAAATCCTGGGAAAAAGATTTACCGCGTTATATTCGCCTGGCGAAAGCCATCAAACACCAGATCGCGGGGACGCGTCTGTGA